GTTCTGAGCAGCTGACCTGCCAGCCGTTTCCCGGAGAGAGCCCTGCTCTGGAggcgtggggtggggagggggacagggcgAACGTGTCGCTTCCCCCGTGGCCCGCGGTCTCATTTTCCACATCTGCGAACGGGGGGGTCTCCGTGTCTTCTAACTCTAAATGCGGCTTTTTTTCTGTGATTCTGCTGACTTCGGGAAACAGATAatgtctctgcctcttccacgCACCTTCCCCGGGACCTCGGAGGGGACGCGGGTATTTGGCTGGGTGCCTAGGTCTGCCCCAGGAAAGGCAGACCGCCTTGCCATCTGTCTGTCGTGGTAGTTTGTGGGGTCTTCTGGGCAACGCAGAACACATGCTGGAGGGGCCCGTGTTCGGGCTTGCTGGAAGTTCCCTGCTCTGTCTTGTGTTAATGATTACGTTCCTTTGACCTTTCACACAGCTGTTGTAGCTGAGGCAGAAATGGGATGTCCCACCTAACAGTTCATTCAGCAGTTGATCAACCCTCAGCCACCTCCTCTTGCCGGGTGCCTGGCCTCGGGAACCCGACACAGAATCACTGGGCTCCCACGAGTGTGGCTTGGGTGCCCACCCGCTCTCCCCTGACCCGTTTACTGGCGTTGGTGAGGTTTGCTGTCACGGCGATCACGGAGCAGGTATCTTGAGAAAGTGCAGCTGTGTGTCCTGTGTGCCAGCTCTGGGGCCTGGGCTCTGAGCCTGGTGTCTTTGGTGGGGGAATGgcgctgtttaaaaaaaatgttagtcTAAGCAGGTGGGAGAGGTCTGGGAAGTTGCAGGTGGGCTGTGCAGGTGGGTGGGGCACACCTGCAACCTGTTGCATTGTGGGTAGCTGACAGGCTTCCTGAGCATGGCCCTTCCTTGGTGGTGACCCAGTAGGAATGTCCGAGTTTGAGCTCGGGAGAGGGCGTCTGCTTTCATAACTTACAACTAGACCTCtctttattccaaaataaaatgtttattaactcAAAAACACAAAGCGAGGCTTCTCCCCGGAGCGCATTTCCTTTTGTGCTTGAAGGTCGCTGGACTTTAAGGGCCCGGGTCCAAGTTCAGCGTCGCTTACTTTCAAGGTGGTTGCTAAAAATGGGAGTTGAGTCGAGGCTACTGGGGGAGTCACTCTTCCTGAGTGCGGGGCTTGCTGTGTTCCAGCCCTTTCTCCAGCGCCTAGGCTGCCACTGCGTGAGGTCGGGTTCCGGTCTGTTCTTTGTCCGCCGTGCACGCTTTCACTCTGCGGAGTTTGTTTACAGTCACAGGCGACCTAGAAGAAGTCCTGCCTGGGTCTAAAGGTTTCTGGTGTGGACTTTCTGGATTCAGGGTCCAGTCCACACGGGAAATGGGCTGGGAGCGTCCACTGTGAAGCTGCTCCCCCTAGCAGTAAACAGTgactcaccctccctcccccccaacccccccacgTTCTCTGCAATGGGAGATGCATCGCTCCgctatttacttttgctttttataagTCACGGGCTCGTCGTGTTTCCTCTTTCTTACAGTTTCAGGAAACTGAAAGTGTCACCTTAAAGTCATAGGGTTTCAGAGTAGGTAGAAGTGAACCTAGGTTGGCACacagtccacacacacacacacccccgcccccatcttagatgaggaaaccaagtcccGAGGGTTCTCGCTGGCCTGCGGTGGCAGAGCCCCGGGTCCAGGGTCCAGTGGGGCACCCTGCCTGATGTCTGGGGGTCCTGGGCAAGGGGTGGCACAGAGGTGTGGGGTAGAAGGTGTCCCCTAGGCTCCCTCCCTTCAGTGCAGTGCTGACACACCTGTTTGTGCGGCCCCTGTCACCTGCCAGGAGTTGGGGGAGCGGGTGTAGGTCAGAGTGCCCCCTGCTCTCCGCCcagtgagggaggcagggctcCAACAGAAAGACCAGGACCCGGTCTTGGGTGCAGTCCTTGGTGCTCAGGAGAGGGCGCCCACCCATTACAAGGAGGGCAGGAACGGGGCTTTCTGGTGAAGCgagggctggagaggggagggcaggggtgacGGGAGAAGGGTGCGAAGCCAGTGCAGATTGCGAGGCGGGGGGGTGCTGTCAGAAGCCAGAGGTGGAGGCCTGGAATGGCGACAGGTGGCCAAGGGAATGGGGAGCTTGGGAGGGACTCTGAGCCAGTGGGTCCCTCCACCTGCCTGGGGGGCTGCATTTGAGGGACTGAGGCAGGAGTCCTGATGAGAAGCGGGGGGCCAGAGCATCTGCAGGAAGACTCGGTTGAGGCCAGCAGGCTGGGGTCAGCGAGCGGCCGTGGAGGGAGAGGTGAGGCCTGGGAGGCGATGTCTGCGTGAATGCCATGGTGGGTCGTCTGAGCTGGAGACACGGGAGGGCAGCTGTGGGAGACGCATGTGTCTCGGGCCTGTCGGGTTTTCCAGGGAGCATCCTGGCTACACGTGGAGGTTGAGGCTGACTGGAGCCCTGGGCAGCATGAGATGGCTGGGGAGAGAACAGAACTCTGAAGGGGAGCCTGGAGGCGGAGGGACCACCCGGAGGGGTGCAAGGGGAGCAGGGACTGGCCTGAAGCTGGGGCTGTAGGAGCGAAGGGCCAGTGGGAGCGAGGGGCCAGCGGGAGCCAGGGGCCAGCGCACGGTGGGGGGTGTGGCATTCAGCCTGCTGTCAGCCCGGCAGCCGCCTGAGTCACCTCCGGATGGAGCCAGGATGACACAGCTTCCTCGAACCGCAAACACAAGGTGACCAGACGTCCCCCAAGCCGGGCAGACAGTCTTGTCTTGCCGGAGGGCAGCCAGCCAGGGCCAGCCTGCAGGCTGGGTGTGGGCCGGGCTGGTGGGGTGCACAGCGAGGTGCTGCGGGACACCCCCCCACGTTGAGGGGAGCTGGGGTGTGACATCAGCGGAACCCTGTGTCCGGAGGCAGGCAGGGTGGTCTGGAGGTGGTCCCAAGCCCTTCTGGTCCTGGGGCCTGTGTTCAGCCGGCAAGGCGACAGGTCACTGTGGACGAGTCAGGGTTTGCTTGTTTGTCAGGAGCCCGCTGTGTGGGTCAGCCCCGCCGTGCAGCCAGCCGGAGGGGTGCTCAGCTTTGGTCACCTGTGAGAGGCCCGCAGCCCTGCAGAGCAGAGGCGGCCACATCTGGGTGGCTTCTGGCTTCAGGGTTTGCACCTGTCAGGTGAAGCGGTTGCTGCTCTGCGGCCTGGAGTGGGAACCTGCTCCTCCAAGACGGAACCCCttggctcccctcctccctcttccccaccctgaCAGCCTTGGGGACCTGGGAGGATGGCAGTGGGAGGGGTACCCCACGCCTAGCAGTTGCTGGGAGGCTCCGGAGCGGCCGCCTCCGCTCTCTGCCCGCTGGAACAGGTGCCAGAGGTTCAGCTTCCTGCCCGCATGCAGCTCACAGGCCAGATGAGTGGGTGGGCCAGTCGTTAAGTCAGCATTGGAGCCCTTTGAAACTCAAAACCTTTTCTCCTACGTGATCGCAACCTAGGAGATTATCCTTGGGTGGGGCCCTGGCTCCCATCAGCTGCCTGGCATTATTGGTGGAGAAACCCCCAACCCGGGCCCAGCCCAGAGAGGGCCAGAGTGTGCTGGGGACGGCCAGGGCTGTGAGTTTCCCATACGAGCTAGGGCCAAGAAGTAGGAGTTTGCTGGGAGTTGGAAAGTAAAAAGGGACCTGAAGGCACCCGAGATCCTGGCCTCGGGCGCACCTGCTTCTGGAAGGCAGTGGTGGGCGGTGGAACCTGggccacctgccctgccctcccgGAGCGCAGGGCCGCGGTGCCCAGCTCCCCTGGGCAGAGTCGTCCTGCCCTGTTCTTTACGGGCCGGAAGGGGCGGGGCGCCCCGGGCTCCCTAATTTATTCCAAACTGTGCGGTCACTGGAGCTGACTCCATCTGAGCTGCTCGGGTGTTtcctctgcttttaaaggaaattatcCTTCCTTGTTCACCTTGTTTAGATGTACGTCAGAATGAAGTTTCTGGCTTTGGGTTGAAAACCATCCTCTTCAGTTAGAAAAATAGTCGCCCGAAAGGTGTTCCACGTTCTAAGTGCTGACTGCGCCCGCTCCTGACCAGCGGCCCCCTCTGGGCTGAAGGGGACGCGCGTGGTCACTCCCACTTGGATGGGCAAGTGGGTGCACGCAGCGGACGTGCAGACACACCGTTCCAGACGCAGCCTGGCACGGGCCACTGAGCTGCTCGGGTGACTGGAGTGGCATCAGAAAGCCCCTGGGAGCGCGGGCTCTCTGCACACGGCATCGCTAAGACTTGTCGGTCCGTGGACGTGGGACAGCCCAGCTGGAGCATCCTCGTGGGCAGCTGTTGGAGAGGCGTTTTTGGTGCTGACGGTTGCTGATGCGGTAATGTGGTGTTAGACCCTTGACAGGAGGGGAGGCCGGCTTCTGGGGCGCACGCCTGGCCCCACCGCGCCAGGCTGCAGTGTTTAACCCCGGCTGGGTTCCGGCCGGCTCAGAAGACAGTTCTTCCTGTGTGTGCTCTGGTGCCCGTGGAGGTTGCCTGAGGTTCCGTGGCTTACAAATACCCATTTTAggacagttgttttaaaatcaCTTGTTTCACTGACTCTTTTTCACTCATCCGAAACTCTCCTCTGAACCTCGCTCCTCTGAACCAAAAGCAGGTTGTCCTTTTTCTAATGTTTGGAGTGTCTTTAGGTCGATAGTACatgtgttttgtgtattttgggtAGAGGTAAGGGACAGTGCAGTTCTTCTCTGTGTACTGAGTTCCCAAGAGAAGGGCTCTCTGCCCCTGGACCTGGAGCCTGTGGCTGTGCGATGAGGCTCTCGCGGGGCAGGCCGCTGGGGCGCAGACGGGGCGGGCGGGCAGCGCGTCTCTCCAGCAGTTGGTGAAAACTTCCCAGGAAAGCGGGTCCCTGAAGGGGCCGAGGCAGTGGGGGTCCTGCTTATGAGCACAGAGCTGTGCAATGGTGTCCTGCCTGGGGTTTCCCAGCCTCCCCCTGTCTCTGGTTCCTCAGGGGGCCTCTGGTACAGACCCTGAAGTCTGGGGGTTGAGAATGGAGCCCCCAGCCAGGGTCTCTCTCCTAGCGTCACCCATTGGACCCAGCCGAGAACCTTTGGGAGCTGGACAAGACCCTGGGGCCCCATTTCTGATCCCCTCATTTTTAAGGAGAGGAGATTAAGACCCACAGAGAGAAGAGGGTTTACTGAATTACTCCCCAACTTTGTCTCGAGACCAGGGCAGCCATCACCTCGGCACGTTCGCTCCTCTAGTCCTCGTGTCATTCTCTTTGGAGAGAAGGTCTGAGAACTAGGGACAGTTCCCTGAGGTCGGACCCCACCATGGTGCCCTCTCTTAGAGAGAGGCATCCTCCTCGCTCAGACCCCAGGGGGGACCCCAGGGCTGCTCTCCCGTCTCTGCTGAGGCTCCTTGCCCATGGTGGTGGGCCCCCATTAGTCCAGGGGCGCAGGCGAGATGGGCTCAGAGCCCATGAACACGGGGCTATGCCCGGGTGACCTTCACCTTGCTGATGTGGGCGATAGACCCTTATGTGCAGGGGAGGAGGCCAAGCTCGCCGAGCGCTGCGGCCCAGGCCTGTGCGCGTCCTGGTCACCTAGGTGTCCCGCCACGTGATTCCTGGTGGTCAGGTCCCCGGGGGGCATCCCTGCCCTGAACACGGCCCATGACCTGGCTGAGCTGGCATGTCACCatccccggggggggggggggcacagaaCGCCTGGGGGGTGTGGTGGGGGGTCTGAGCAGGCCCCTCCTTGGCTGGGGCCTTTCTTTTCCCATCGGGTCctggcagggtgggaggggcctCGGGGCTGTGGGAATGTGAGCTCCTAGCTCTGTAAACAGCTGGTGACTCACCACACAGCTATGCCCTGGCGGCTCCGGGCCCTTGTGTGCTGACGTGCTTGGGAGTGTGAGCTGGAACGGTCCCCGCCGGCCGCCCGCCCGCCATGGAGAAGTTTCTCAGGCTCTCCCAGCCGCCGGGCTCCCGCCGGCCTCCTGGAGACTCCTCCAGCCTGGCTTTGACCCCCGCACCTGCAGGGAGGGGCGGGCCTGTGGGGTGCTCGTTGGTGCCCCCCAGATGCCAGGGCATCAAGCCACTGTCAGGAAGCGGCTCTTAGCTCCCTGCTAGGGTTGCCTCAGCCTGCTGTGTGTCTGGCTCGGGCACCCGTGTGAAACCTTGCGAGGGGTGCCGAGGAGTGCGGGCCCCCGGAGGCCATACCCGGCTCAGCCCCGCTGCCATTCTGCTCTCCACCTCCATCATTAGTACCTGGGAGAGCAGCCACGATGCAAGGGGCAGTCGGCGTCTGCAGGCCTGGGTGCCGGCCCCTCTGTCGTGTTGGCAGCctctggggtgaggggtgggcggGCCCTTGGCGGCAGGGCCAATGGTGGAGGCCCAGGCCACGCTGCAGTGAGGGTCCCAGGACTGCGGGCGCTGTGGAGCCCATCCCCCTGAGTCTAGCTCCCCCAGATGGAGGCTTTGATGCGGCTCCGTCTCTGGGGCCCCATTTCCCCTCCTTGGGCGCGTTTCTCTGACGGTCTCTCTGCTCAGTTCACCTCACGTGGCGTTTGGAACCTGGGGAGCGGACCCTGATCCCGTAAGCTGGCATCAGTGTGCCAGGTGCCTgttcccctcctgcccccctgGCTGCCAGGGCACCAAGGGTTTGTTTACTGTCCCGCAACCTGCCGTGTCTGCACCGCCAGCCCGAAGCCATTGTTGCTGTGGGCTTCTCTGTTTCCATGGCGACCATCAGGGGTTGGCTACTTCCCAAGGTCACCATGGCAACTATCAGAGGGGAATCATGCTTGGGATGCTTTGGCTGGCTTTTTCATGAATGATTAGAATGTGTGACACAATGCAGACGCGAAAATGAGAAGGGCGGGCGTGGGGGGGCTGGCGGGCGGCGGGGACGACTCCCGCCAGACAGTCCATGAGCTCGCGAGGTGGTGGCTCCCACCTCCCGGGTCCAGGCTGGCTGGCGTGGGGAGCCTCTGGCCACCGTCTGGGCCTCAGGTCATGGCTGTGGGGCAGTCTAGGTGGCGGCGGTGATGTCACAGCTGCAGTGCCCTTCGCGGAGGTGGGTCTGCCGGGAgggcggggctgggctggggccgaCACAGGGCTCCACCCGTCCCTCGTTGGGGTGAGCTCTGCAAGGGCAGGGGCTCCCCGAAGGGGCCCTTCTTCTCGGGGAGCCAGGCTGGGTCGGGGGTGACAGGCTTTTGGCGGGGCAGGGTGCTGCCCCTGGCCGGCGCACTGCTCAAGTGCTGGGCACGGCTGTTCTCGGGAGGGGGCCTGGCCGCTGCGTGCCTCGGCCCTTCACTGTGGCCTCCTGTGCCCTGCAGGTGCGAACGTCGGAGCTCAGAGGGGGAGTCAGAACAGGAAGCAACAGCTGCTCACACCTGGCCTCACCCCAAGGCGCTGGTGCTCACAGCACAGGCCCGGCGGGCAGCGCTGGACGGCCGTGTGGCTACCGGGCAGTGGGACAAGGTGGGTCTGGGCGGCTCCCTGGGCTGATGCTGGAGTGGGGGGCGTGGCCGAGCAGAGGCTCAGGCCCGGCCAGGGTGCCCCCCTGGGGAGCTCTCAGGCCAGGCTGGGCTCCTCCTTGCTTTTGTGGGGCTGACTGGATGGCACAGTGCGAGGAGCCGAGCCTCCTCGGAGCGTCTCTGCAGTGGGACATCCCTGCTTCAGGTCACTTGTCACGGCAGCGCAGCCAGGACCTAACCACGTGCGTTTCTGTTctgtgatcctgcagtgatttcCCGCAGTTCTGTCCGGGTGCCTGTCCCAGGTTATGACGACTAACCCCAAACCGAACAAGGCGTTAAAGGTAAGGGGCCACCCTGTCTCCACCGCACAGCCCCCTGTCCCAGGACTGCCCGGACCGTGAGGGAGGAAGGCCTGTCACCTGGAAGAGGGCGGGAGGAGGTGTCCCCGAGAGATGTCGACAGAATCGAGGGTTGCAGCCTTCGGAGACGCAGGCTTACGTCCAAGGACATAACTCCTGGGTGGAGGGGGCGGGAGGGATGGTGCCTCCTGGCCAGGATGTGCTCATCGCCCCGGCACCCGGGCGTGGGCAGTGCGGCCTCTGGTCCCGCCAGGCCCCGGGCAGGGCACGTGTGAACGGTGCTGCTCCAGCTCCCCGGGCCTGGCTCCAGCTGCCCACCTCCTGGGGCTCTCAGCTTTGGAGGCCAGCGTGTGCCCTTGGGCCGGCCGTCTCCTGGCTCGGGAGCAGAGCTGGGTCCCACTGGAGCGGGGACTCTCGGTATTTGTGGGCTGTGCCTCTCCAAGCCCCTCCTGAGGCCCTGCAGGTGGATGTGGCCGTGTCCCGCCAGGCCCTGGCTGGGCCCTCCCAGGTCCGAGGGTGTGGAACAGTAGGCTGCCTCGCCTTCCCCTCGCTCCCCTGCCCGTGTCAGTCCTGCACCAGGCGCTGGAGACCCACAGAGGGCAGCACGCGTGCAGGCTGCGGCCTCGCAGAGTTTGGGTGGCAGACAGTAACCGGGTAATGGCAGGTGGGGCCAACGGCCCCCATCAGGGACCGTCCTGCCGTACATCCTGTGCACAATGTTGAGTGACCCCACAGTGACCGTCCCCATTCCCTGATGGAGTGAAGGCCAGCCTGCGATGCAGGGGGGCCCTGCCAATAGCCAGGCTCGTCCACGGCAACGTTCCAAGTGGTCCTCTGGGGTCCCTGCAGCGAGGCCTCCCTGCTGCCCCCCTCGCGCCCCTGCGCCCCGGTCCTGACCCCGTGCTGTGGCCCCGCAGGTCAAGAAGGAGGCGGGCGAGAACGCCCCAGTGCTCAGCGACGATGAGCTGGTGTCCATGTCGGTGCGGGAGCTGAACCAGCACCTGCGGGGCCTCACCAAGGAGGAGGTGGTCCGCCTGAAGCAGCGCCGGCGCACGCTCAAGAACCGCGGCTACGCTGCCAGCTGCCGCATCAAGCGGGTGACGCAGAAGGAGGAGCTGGAGCGGCAGCGCGTGGAGCTGCAGCAGGAGGTGGAGAAGCTGGCGCGTGAGAACAGCAGCATGAAGCTGGAGCTGGATGCCCTGCGCTCCAAGTACGAGGCCCTGCAGACCTTCGCCCGCACCGTGGCGCGCGGGCCCATCACGCCCACCAAGGTGGCCACCACCAGCGTCATCACCATCGTCAAGTCCGCTGAGATCTCCAGCTCCGTGCCCTTCTCGGCCGCCTCCTAGTGCCGGCCCCGGTTGGGCGAGGGGGCCGGCGGTGGGGCCAGAGGGGCTGTCCCTCGTGCTTGTTGGAGGGTCCCATGGGGAGCAGACCCCTGAAACCCCGAGTCCAAGCACAGGCTCCCGTGGGCTCCTGGCGGGGCGAGGTCACAGGGGCCTGATGAAGAGTTAGGGGCCTGTGAGCCCGTGTGCCGCACGCCTGcccacacgcacatgcacacacacgcacctcGCCTTCCTCTGGGCCCTGCCAGCTCTCTGCGGACTGTCTCTCTTCCGGAGCCTGTGTCCTGTGCCGGGGGAGTTGGAATGTCTGCAGGGAGGGCCCTCAGCAGgtccctggccctgtggcctgggtGGCAAGGGCTCCGTCTTCCACCCCTCCCACCAGCAGCCTGTCAACACACGTCATCGTGCCTGTCCCCCTGCCACCTCAGCAGAGCACCTGCAGCACCAGGGGCCTGGGAGGAGTGGCTGGTTGCAAGTGGTCCTGGGGGGGGCCTGTGGGTGCAGGTGCATGAGTGTTGTGAGTTTTCTCTCTGTGTCGGGGTGGCCGGAAGGAGGTCCCTATTGAGGAGCAGTGGCAGCCTGGCCTGGGGACCCAGCCCCCACTGCGGCCGCCTCGCAGAGCCCGGGAAGGTGGTGCCCAGCATGGGAAGGGGGCGATGGGCcttgggggctgggaggtgggtggggagcaggTTCTGTGCAGAACGGCGGGCTGTCAGCGAGGCCTCCGGAGCGGCCATGGAGCTGGGGGGCGCCTGGCTGCCTGTGGCTCCCActgctggaggaggtgagagagcagGGGGCTGGGTGGGATCAGAAGATGAGGCGGGCTTGAATGGGGCAGAGGAGGTGATGGTGGGCGAGGTGGCAGGCTCTGGGCCAGGAAGTCCACACGGACCAGACGGGCCTCCCGGAAGCACCTGGATGGTGTGTCAGCACAGAGGAGATGAGGGGACTCTGCAAGCCTGGTGCTGAGTTCCCTGGAACCTTCACCGGCCCTTTCTGGGGCAG
This region of Equus quagga isolate Etosha38 chromosome 7, UCLA_HA_Equagga_1.0, whole genome shotgun sequence genomic DNA includes:
- the MAFK gene encoding transcription factor MafK codes for the protein MTTNPKPNKALKVKKEAGENAPVLSDDELVSMSVRELNQHLRGLTKEEVVRLKQRRRTLKNRGYAASCRIKRVTQKEELERQRVELQQEVEKLARENSSMKLELDALRSKYEALQTFARTVARGPITPTKVATTSVITIVKSAEISSSVPFSAAS